The following proteins are encoded in a genomic region of Astatotilapia calliptera chromosome 22, fAstCal1.2, whole genome shotgun sequence:
- the psmg2 gene encoding proteasome assembly chaperone 2, giving the protein MFISSQSSAPSFRDFTLVMPAVAVGNVGQLAVDLIVSTLNMSRVGHIHTDCLIPMAGNNPYASSKEDGEELHTPAEVYAAAELKLAVLQIRAPILQSKTKKFRQLLVSWIKSSGFSRTVVLSSSHAYQRDDQQLQGTPLRYLVTPSLLKGSADALKELGWREMERVPAFPGLTDGNTEPRLCIPGGGITKGLYTDSCKEDLPLAVLLLFCSEGDNIPDAFTLANHLNDWLHLLDDNSKQPNKWKIPTSWSLLFGNGIPPALF; this is encoded by the exons ATGTTTATCTCCTCGCAGAGCTCAGCACCCTCCTTCAGAGATTTTACCCTCGTCATG CCTGCGGTGGCTGTAGGTAACGTGGGTCAGCTGGCCGTGGATCTCATCGTGTCCACTCTGAACATGAGTAGGGTGGGCCACATACACACTGACTGTCTCATCCCGATGGCCGGGAACAACCCGTATGCCAGCAGCAAAGAAGATGGCGAGGAGCTGCACACTCCTGCTGAAG TTTACGCAGCAGCAGAACTGAAGCTGGCGGTCCTTCAGATCAGAGCACCAATTCTTCAG TCAAAGACCAAAAAGTTTCGTCAGCTGCTCGTGTCCTGGATCAAATCCAGCGGCTTCTCCAGGACTGTCGTCCTCTCCAGCAGCCACGCCTACCAGAGAGATGACCAGCAGCTGCAGGG CACTCCTTTGAGGTACCTGGTCACGCCGTCCCTGCTGAAAGGGAGCGCGGACGCTTTGAAGGAGCTGGGCTGGAGGGAAATGGAGCGAGTCCCGGCCTTCCCCGGACTCACAGACGGAAACACGGAACCACGACTCTGCATCCCCGGAGGAGGCATCACCAAAGGACTTTACACAGACAG TTGCAAAGAGGACCTCCCGCTGGCTGTGTTGCTGCTCTTCTGTTCAGAAGGTGACAACATCCCCGATGCCTTCACTCTGGCGAACCACCTCAACGACTGGCTCCATCTGCTGGACGATAAT AGCAAACAGCCCAACAAATGGAAGATCCCGACTTCCTGGAGTCTCCTGTTTGGAAACGGCATCCCGCCTGCACTGTTCTGA